The DNA sequence TCGGCGGCACAACGGAAGAGGATTATTTTGAAAAAGAAGAAAATATAGAAGAACCGCAGGAACCTGAATATTTGGAGGAAATGATTGATTAAGATTGCTTTAGGGATATTTATAATTCTAATATTCTTTTTACTCGGTTTGGTTATCGGAAAATACAAAGAAAGAAGTTTAAATCTCAAAAAGTTAAATGAAGCAAGAAAAGATGCCGTAAAACGATCCCGGGCAGTATTAAATGGGCAGCTTTCAGAGCAACTGGCTCCTTTTTTCCCCGATTTTCCCGCAAATCCCACAGAAATACGCTTTATAGGTCAGCCTGTAGACTACATTGCCTTTAACGGTTCTTCCCAAGGGACTATTACCGATATTAGCTTTATAGAAATAAAAACAGGCTCATCAGCTTTGAGTCCTGTTGAAAAAGCTTTAAAAGATGCTATCGAAAAAAAGAAAATAAAATATATAGAATATAGGGTAGATTTTAGCAATAAATAGAGATTTTAGAATAAACCGCACAAAATGGTAATAAAAGTAATAAAAATACATTTTTTTCTTAAAAACACTTGACAATTTTTATTTAATTTGATAAATTATGAGCACACACAGAAAAGATACACATACTACTTCAAAAGAACCCCCGTATCCTCCTTTCGGGGGTTCTTTTCTTTTTTGCGCAAAATTTAATCTACTTTTTTATAAAAAAATCCTGATCGATAATTTCAACAGAAATATCATCATTTCCAAAAACAGAAATGGAATTATCTTTATAAAATAAAATACAGGCAGGCATTTTAGGCTTACCTATAAGGGGAAAATCCACCGTTACTAACTTTTGTAAAAGAGCCCTTGTCTTTTCTTCCCCTAAAACATAGCTTGATGTAGAAAGAGCATCGGCAAGGGTAGAGCTTTCACTTATGATGGAAGAAGCATTTAAGTTGTTGTGTACAGGATTCCCCGTCTTTGAATCGAAGATATGATGATAAATTATCCCGTCTTTTTCTATAAATCTTTCATAGTTGCCCGATGTTACAAGTGAAGCATCTTGAAGATTCATACTTATAACAGGATTTTGTTTTCCTATTATGGGATTCCTTAGGGCGGTCTTCCAAGTTTTTCCCGACGGGTTTTTACCTGAGGCTAGGATATTTCCGCCAAGGTCTATTAGAAAATCTTTTATACCATGCTCTAAAAGTATTTTTGCAATTTTATCGGCAGCATAGCCTTTTGCAATCCCACCAAGATCCAGCCTCATACCTTTTTTTTGCAAAAAGACCTGATTACCGGCTTTTAATTCTATATTTTTATAGTCTAAAAGCGGTAATATCTCATCGATTTCTTTTTGAGACGGCACAGTCTCATTTTCAAAGCCTATATTCCAAAGTTTTACCAAGGGGCCGATAGCCGGATTAAAAGCTCCATCGGTAAGCTCCGCCATCATAAGAGAAATTTGCAAAAGCTCGTACAATTCGTGAGAAACTTCCAAAGGAGAAAGCCCAGCCTCTTTGTTTAAGCGCTCAAGTTCAGACTCCCTTGTAGTAGTCAGCCCTTTTAGATTATTATTTTCTGCGGAAATCTTATCGGTGTTTGCATTAAAAATTGAATCAAGTTTTGTCAGCTCGGCATATACCTTTTCCAAAACCTCTTCCGTCTTTTTTTTAGGCTCGGATGTCAGGATACGCACCCTGCAAACGGTCCCAAGAGATAACCATGTTTTAGAATATTCTTTTATTGCCGGCCGGCACGAAACAGCTAAAAGCATGTAAAAAGCTAAAAATAAGAGAAAGATATATTTTTTAAACATAATGGCTCCGGTTTATTTGTCTTGCGCGTTTTTTTGTTTTGTTCCGCTCAAAATTAAATTTATACCAAGCCCTATTCCGCAACAAACGATAAAAGAATCGGCAGCATTAAAAGTCGGCCAACGATCCATCCCCAAAATACCGAAAAATTTTACATCTATAAAGTCTACAACACCTTCAGATCTAAAAAAACGGTCTATAAGGTTTCCGAAGCCTCCGCCCAGTATTCCGCATATAAACCATCTTTGAGCCCTTGTCAGTTCAGCAGACTTTAGATATGCTCCGGTAAGAGCTATCAAGAGTAAAAACGGTAAAAAAACCAACATTA is a window from the Treponema denticola genome containing:
- a CDS encoding FAD:protein FMN transferase, translated to MFKKYIFLLFLAFYMLLAVSCRPAIKEYSKTWLSLGTVCRVRILTSEPKKKTEEVLEKVYAELTKLDSIFNANTDKISAENNNLKGLTTTRESELERLNKEAGLSPLEVSHELYELLQISLMMAELTDGAFNPAIGPLVKLWNIGFENETVPSQKEIDEILPLLDYKNIELKAGNQVFLQKKGMRLDLGGIAKGYAADKIAKILLEHGIKDFLIDLGGNILASGKNPSGKTWKTALRNPIIGKQNPVISMNLQDASLVTSGNYERFIEKDGIIYHHIFDSKTGNPVHNNLNASSIISESSTLADALSTSSYVLGEEKTRALLQKLVTVDFPLIGKPKMPACILFYKDNSISVFGNDDISVEIIDQDFFIKK
- a CDS encoding Holliday junction resolvase-like protein, with amino-acid sequence MIKIALGIFIILIFFLLGLVIGKYKERSLNLKKLNEARKDAVKRSRAVLNGQLSEQLAPFFPDFPANPTEIRFIGQPVDYIAFNGSSQGTITDISFIEIKTGSSALSPVEKALKDAIEKKKIKYIEYRVDFSNK
- the lspA gene encoding signal peptidase II — protein: MNNKKDYYLPFLLTAIVIIVDQVTKILVVKYMSVNEVIPVIGDLVNLRLVYNTGAAFSLGAGFGEIARKIMLVFLPFLLLIALTGAYLKSAELTRAQRWFICGILGGGFGNLIDRFFRSEGVVDFIDVKFFGILGMDRWPTFNAADSFIVCCGIGLGINLILSGTKQKNAQDK